The following coding sequences are from one Granulicella aggregans window:
- a CDS encoding VWA domain-containing protein: MASTVLLHGQTPQPVQSPPPVPGQPSLTVDRDPVPSPDPDPAPGSVNQTAPESPQGAITKGSGGKYVLRQDTYEVRLNATVLDGSGRSILDLNKDAFHVYEDGVPQTIASFRHEDLPVSLGILIDSSGSMYDKRAAVNQAALDLVKLSNPDDEAFLVDFSWEAFIDQDFTSDSEKLKQGLGLIKSSGGTAVYDALVASADYLAKNAKHPKQVLLVVTDGEDNASSATLEDAIRRIQDLDGPVIYCVGLLFGPDTDKNEVRTARRVLEALSEQTGGVAYFPKNIKEVDAIAAEVAHDIRTQYTLAYRSTKSPTLGGYRQIHVDAKEKGYGKLQVRTRSGYYPRTDKADVTSGASK; the protein is encoded by the coding sequence TTGGCCTCTACTGTTTTGCTTCATGGCCAGACGCCTCAGCCGGTTCAGAGTCCTCCGCCCGTTCCAGGCCAGCCCTCGCTCACCGTCGATCGCGACCCGGTTCCTTCGCCCGACCCTGACCCCGCACCCGGCTCGGTCAACCAGACCGCCCCGGAGTCTCCGCAGGGTGCAATCACCAAGGGCTCTGGCGGAAAGTACGTTCTGCGTCAGGACACGTACGAGGTCCGCCTCAACGCGACCGTCCTCGACGGATCGGGCCGCTCCATCCTCGATCTCAACAAGGACGCCTTCCACGTCTACGAAGACGGTGTCCCGCAGACCATCGCCTCCTTTCGCCATGAAGACCTTCCCGTTTCGCTGGGCATCCTGATCGATAGCTCCGGCTCCATGTACGACAAACGTGCCGCCGTAAATCAGGCAGCTCTCGATCTGGTGAAGCTCTCAAATCCTGACGACGAGGCCTTTCTCGTGGACTTCTCCTGGGAGGCCTTCATCGACCAGGACTTCACCTCAGATAGCGAGAAGCTGAAGCAGGGCCTCGGCCTCATCAAGTCCAGCGGCGGCACTGCTGTCTATGACGCTCTCGTCGCCTCGGCTGACTATCTTGCCAAGAACGCCAAGCACCCGAAGCAGGTGCTGCTCGTCGTGACCGATGGCGAAGACAACGCCTCCAGCGCCACGCTTGAGGACGCCATCCGCCGGATTCAGGATCTCGACGGCCCGGTCATCTACTGCGTCGGCTTGCTCTTCGGCCCCGACACCGACAAGAATGAGGTCCGCACCGCCCGCCGCGTGCTGGAGGCTCTCTCCGAGCAGACCGGCGGCGTCGCCTACTTCCCGAAGAACATCAAGGAAGTGGACGCGATCGCCGCCGAAGTGGCCCACGACATCCGCACCCAGTACACCCTCGCCTACCGTTCCACCAAGTCGCCTACTCTTGGCGGCTATCGGCAGATACATGTGGATGCGAAGGAAAAGGGATACGGCAAGCTGCAGGTCCGGACGCGCAGCGGCTACTATCCCCGCACGGACAAGGCTGACGTAACCTCTGGTGCCAGCAAATAA
- a CDS encoding ABC transporter ATP-binding protein, protein MPPVLKILWDSGPGVVSGGLILRVIVAVLPFALAKVAQYIIQDIADKVARHQDLPANFWYLVGTEVGLNVLLGLMTRAVDYSDALLANRYTQHVSVRVMEQAARLDLTTYENPVFYDRLERARVQATDRLAMIQQLGRLFQQVITTLAFSAALAVASPWLVLLLALGVLPSFLGETHYAFLGYAKNFRQTPAKRQMDYLRQVAGSREGAKEVKLFGLNKFFTDRFQALAHAIYVEDTALASSKLIVGGLLGIIGTLGYYGAYVYVIYRTLGGRYDIGEFTFLTTSIQQASSNLQQVFSTASGIADQALFLTDLLAFFEMEPTVKSKPNGLPAPTVIQQGFEFRNVSFSYAGSDRKILSNFNLTLRPGERIALIGENGQGKTTVVKLITRLYDPTEGQILLDGIDLREYDLADLHRQIGVIFQDFMRFEMTAKENIAVGRVERDYEDGEIELAAHKSLADTVVAKLEGGYDQVLGRRFEGGVELSGGEWQKIALARAYLRDAQLLILDEPTAALDAKSELEVFERFAELTQGKMALLISHRFSTVRMADRIVVLSGGKLVEQGNHKSLMEEGGLYASMFEMQAASYR, encoded by the coding sequence ATGCCACCTGTCCTCAAGATTCTCTGGGACTCGGGCCCCGGTGTCGTTTCGGGCGGCCTCATTCTTCGCGTCATCGTCGCCGTCCTTCCCTTCGCCCTCGCTAAGGTAGCCCAGTACATCATCCAGGACATCGCCGATAAAGTAGCCCGCCATCAAGACCTTCCCGCCAATTTCTGGTATCTGGTAGGAACCGAAGTCGGATTGAATGTGCTTTTAGGGCTGATGACCCGCGCCGTCGACTACTCGGACGCTCTGCTCGCCAACCGTTACACCCAGCACGTCAGTGTCCGCGTGATGGAGCAAGCGGCACGCCTTGACCTGACGACCTACGAGAACCCCGTCTTCTACGACCGCCTGGAGCGCGCCCGTGTGCAGGCGACCGACCGCCTCGCCATGATTCAGCAGCTTGGCCGGTTGTTCCAGCAGGTCATCACGACCCTGGCGTTCTCTGCGGCACTTGCCGTCGCATCCCCGTGGCTCGTTCTTCTGCTCGCGCTCGGCGTGCTGCCGTCGTTCCTTGGCGAGACCCACTACGCCTTCCTTGGCTACGCTAAGAACTTTCGCCAGACCCCGGCCAAGCGCCAGATGGATTATCTCCGCCAGGTCGCCGGATCCCGTGAAGGCGCGAAGGAGGTCAAGCTCTTCGGCCTCAACAAGTTCTTCACTGACCGCTTCCAGGCCCTTGCCCACGCCATCTACGTTGAGGACACCGCCCTCGCAAGTTCCAAGCTCATCGTCGGCGGACTTCTCGGCATCATCGGCACTTTGGGCTACTACGGCGCTTACGTCTACGTCATCTATCGCACACTCGGTGGCCGCTACGATATCGGCGAGTTCACCTTCCTCACCACCTCGATCCAGCAGGCCAGCTCGAACCTGCAGCAGGTCTTCTCAACCGCCAGCGGCATCGCCGACCAGGCACTCTTCCTCACCGACCTGCTTGCCTTCTTCGAGATGGAGCCCACAGTCAAGTCAAAGCCGAACGGCCTTCCCGCACCGACGGTCATCCAGCAGGGCTTCGAGTTCCGCAACGTCTCGTTCTCCTACGCCGGCAGCGACCGCAAGATCCTGAGCAACTTCAACCTGACCCTGCGGCCCGGTGAACGCATCGCCCTGATCGGTGAGAACGGCCAGGGCAAGACAACCGTCGTGAAGCTCATCACGCGCCTCTACGATCCCACCGAGGGACAGATTCTCCTCGACGGCATCGATCTCCGTGAGTACGACCTCGCTGACCTCCACCGCCAGATCGGCGTCATCTTTCAGGACTTCATGCGCTTCGAGATGACCGCGAAGGAAAACATCGCCGTCGGTCGCGTCGAGCGCGACTACGAAGACGGTGAGATCGAACTGGCCGCCCACAAGAGCCTCGCCGACACCGTCGTCGCCAAACTCGAAGGCGGATACGACCAGGTCCTCGGCCGCCGCTTCGAGGGCGGCGTCGAACTCTCCGGCGGCGAGTGGCAGAAGATCGCCCTGGCCCGCGCCTATCTCCGCGATGCACAGCTTCTCATCCTCGACGAGCCCACTGCAGCCCTCGATGCCAAAAGTGAGTTGGAGGTCTTCGAACGCTTTGCCGAACTTACGCAGGGCAAGATGGCCCTGCTCATCTCGCATCGCTTCTCCACCGTCCGCATGGCCGACCGAATCGTCGTCCTCTCCGGAGGTAAGCTGGTGGAACAGGGAAATCACAAGAGTTTGATGGAAGAGGGCGGCCTCTACGCCTCCATGTTCGAGATGCAGGCGGCCAGCTACCGCTGA
- a CDS encoding VWA domain-containing protein: MEYLTSGPQSQRAAASPAVRRFLSVILLAMLATGVAAAQENPLDSPNTTIGAPPKPAPTADLPAPNPAAPGSPARRNAPIRVDANLVLVPMTVTDPMNRLVTGLEKENFNVFDNNQGQVIKTFSTEDAPVTIGIVFDLSGSMTSKFARARKALSEFMRTCNPQDEFFVVGFNDRPAVIVDYTSDVDDVEARMVMLKPENRTALIDAVYLGVSKLRDAKYDRKALLIISDGGDNRSRYSEGELRRIVRESDVQIYSIGIFDMYASTVEEQNGPILLTDICELTGGRLFRITDMGEMGDIATRISAELRNEYVIGYKPSEVRKDGNWRKLKVRLLPPPGLPILDVHYRQGYYAPSQ, translated from the coding sequence ATGGAATACCTCACCTCAGGCCCCCAGTCACAGCGTGCCGCAGCCTCTCCTGCGGTGCGGCGTTTTCTGTCCGTAATACTTCTCGCAATGCTCGCCACAGGCGTCGCGGCCGCGCAGGAAAATCCTCTCGATTCGCCCAACACGACCATCGGGGCACCACCTAAGCCCGCACCGACGGCGGATTTACCCGCACCAAATCCAGCCGCGCCCGGTTCACCCGCGCGCAGGAACGCCCCTATCCGGGTGGACGCAAATCTTGTCCTCGTTCCCATGACGGTCACCGACCCCATGAACCGTCTCGTCACCGGCCTTGAAAAGGAGAACTTCAACGTCTTCGACAACAATCAGGGACAGGTCATCAAAACCTTCTCCACCGAGGACGCCCCCGTCACCATCGGCATCGTCTTCGACCTCTCCGGAAGCATGACGTCCAAGTTCGCCCGCGCCCGCAAGGCACTCTCCGAGTTCATGCGGACCTGCAATCCGCAGGATGAGTTCTTCGTTGTCGGGTTCAATGATCGCCCTGCCGTCATCGTCGATTACACATCGGATGTTGATGACGTCGAAGCTCGCATGGTGATGTTGAAACCCGAGAACCGGACGGCATTGATTGATGCCGTCTACCTGGGGGTGAGCAAGCTCCGCGACGCCAAGTACGACCGCAAAGCCCTCCTCATCATCTCCGACGGCGGCGACAACCGCAGCCGCTACTCCGAAGGCGAACTGCGCCGCATCGTCCGCGAGTCCGACGTCCAGATCTACTCGATCGGCATCTTCGACATGTACGCTTCCACAGTCGAGGAGCAGAACGGCCCGATTCTGCTGACGGACATCTGCGAGCTGACCGGAGGCCGTCTCTTCCGCATCACAGACATGGGCGAGATGGGGGACATCGCCACCCGCATCAGTGCCGAGCTCCGCAACGAGTACGTCATCGGCTACAAACCTTCCGAGGTGAGGAAGGACGGAAACTGGCGTAAATTGAAGGTGCGTCTGCTGCCGCCGCCGGGACTTCCCATCCTCGACGTGCATTATCGCCAAGGGTACTATGCACCTTCACAGTAA